CGGCCGGTGGAAGCCCCGCCGTGGTGCGGTTCCTGGACCGCTCCGACAAGGCCGCCTGACTCAGCCGTTCTGCGCCGCACTGTCCTCGACGGCAGGCTGTCGATCGCCGTCGTGGTGGTGACGATGCGCCCGGATCTCGTAGATCAGACCGGCGATGCCGACAGCGGCGGTGCAGGCCGAAACCAGGAACAGCAGCGGGCTGATGTTGCCCGTCAGCGCGTCGCCGAGGATCACCACGGCGGCGGTCCCCGGGATCACACCGACCAGTGTGGCGACCGCATAGGGCAGCAGTCGGACCGCGGACGCGCCGGCGGCGTAGTTGAGCACCGCGAATGGCACCGCCGGGATCATCCGCATCGACAGCACCGTCACCCAGCCCCGTTCACGCAGGCGGGCATCGAGCGTGTCCACCCGCGGATGGCTCACCAACCGGCTCAACTGCCAACCGGCCGCGCGCACCAGCACCACGGCGATCACGGCGCTCACGGT
The sequence above is drawn from the Mycolicibacterium neoaurum VKM Ac-1815D genome and encodes:
- a CDS encoding TVP38/TMEM64 family protein, with protein sequence MKPVVSTLRTVAATVAGTAAQLPHRRVLGIAATIVILVAVALLVPLPTAMQMREWATAAGPWFPLVFFAAHTVMTVFPFPRTAFTLSAGLLFGPLLGIGLAVVASTVSAVIAVVLVRAAGWQLSRLVSHPRVDTLDARLRERGWVTVLSMRMIPAVPFAVLNYAAGASAVRLLPYAVATLVGVIPGTAAVVILGDALTGNISPLLFLVSACTAAVGIAGLIYEIRAHRHHHDGDRQPAVEDSAAQNG